A region of Vanessa tameamea isolate UH-Manoa-2023 chromosome 21, ilVanTame1 primary haplotype, whole genome shotgun sequence DNA encodes the following proteins:
- the LOC113395500 gene encoding trypsin, alkaline C-like, translating to MYVITLLALVGAAVAAPNALAPRIVEESTIGALDQRIVGGSDANIEDYPFMAVILVSNEDHIQIRFRPFCGGSLITTRAILTAAHCLFNNVLSTNHFRVRLGSSLSRFGGQLYRVENWVKHPGYSWPKLYHDIAILKLASPAIMSNRVALARIAGPNYIVADNTTVTAAGWGVLEFGGEPPEILQHVDIKKVNHDICRENYAELQSSLGELEVPNVTSEMVCAGILDVGGKNTCQGDSGGPLLHQGVIIGITSWAHQCAHPMYHTVFVNVPSYTSWIVDNA from the exons CGGCACCAAACGCACTTGCTCCGCGTATTGTTGAAGAATCGACAATAGGCGCACTTGACCAGCGTATTGTTGGGGGATCTGATGCAAATATAGAAGATTATCCCTTTATGGCTGTCATTTTAGTTTCTAACGAAGATCACATTCAAATTCGTTTTAGACCCTTCTGCGGTGGATCTCTAATTACTACGAGGGCCATCCTTACGGCAGCCCACTGTTTGTT CAACAACGTTCTTTCTACTAATCATTTCCGAGTGCGACTTGGCTCGTCACTGAGTCGGTTTGGCGGTCAACTTTACAGAGTCGAAAATTGGGTTAAGCATCCCGGATACAGTTGGCCTAAATTATATCACGACATTGCTATACTGAAACTCGCTTCACCCGCCATAATGTCCAACCGCGTTGCACTTGCCCGAATCGCTGGACCCAACTACATCGTCGCAGATAACACTACCGTCACTGCTGCCGGATGGGGCGTACTTGAA TTTGGCGGTGAACCACCAGAAATCCTTCAacatgttgatataaaaaaagtcaacCATGATATCTGCAGAGAAAATTACGCTGAACTACAGTCTTCACTAGGCGAACTTGAAGTTCCTAACGTAACATCGGAAATGGTATGTGCTGGTATTTTGGACGTTGGTGGCAAAAACACCTGCCAAGGTGACTCAGGAGGACCACTTCTTCACCAAGGAGTCATAATTGGAATTACCTCTTGGGCACATCAATGTGCCCATCCGATGTATCACACTGTCTTTGTTAACGTGCCTTCTTATACCAGTTGGATTGTTGATAATGCGTAA